Genomic DNA from Macadamia integrifolia cultivar HAES 741 chromosome 6, SCU_Mint_v3, whole genome shotgun sequence:
ctgttttgtttcacttgttttcagaaatagaaattgaaatttctacctatttatggttcaagaaacgatccAGGTCTgcttgtttcatcgtttctgaaaacaactcgtggccattcttttcgCTAGTtgctatcgacttccagaaacatgactatcaaacaccttcaatactgtttttgtttccaaaaatggaaatttatgaaacagaaacggcagaaatgttgtcaaacgggccctaaggctTTCGCTCATGGGATTTAGGTATTACTAATTGGCTGATAAGTATCGGTGCATTGGATACTGATATTGGTACGATGTTGATCGGTCATATCGGTAGATACATGGTCTTTGTTTGAAATTCCGTTCATCCTAGACCGATACGTTCTGATACCAGATTGATACCGAGATATCAGTATCACCGGAGGCTGAGACTCGGCCTTGATATGACCTCTAATATTGATACCTATAACCTTGTTTTTCCTCTTCTTAAGCTCTTATGAATTTCATTTGGATTGTTGTATACAAGGTTTTCAATCCTCCCTTGTTTATAGTTGTGCCGGTTAAGATGGAGATTCTACTTCATTGGTAACTATTCATTTGGGGTGGAAATTATCTCCCCATATGAGTAGAGGATCCAGACTCGTGTaactatcctttttttttttttttctaacgatgggtatccaggccgaAACTAGTTCTGTGGGTATGTATCGACCCACAATCGCATGAATCGGATCATACCaaagttgaatgagaatcatttaaACACCTTGTGTAAGCAATTAATTGCACTTGTAGGAATATACAATACAGAAAGCCCATCCATATCAGACCACGAAATCTAAAAGATCTTTAAGATGAGCTTCACTTGCATGAACAAGTAGGCACAAGGCCAAACTAGCTAGATTCACATGTTGGATTTCTGTCTTGCTGGGCTAATCTCAGACCAGGAGGACAATATCTTTCTTCCCAGATCTTCAGTTGCTTCAGAGCTTAATCACTAAAAACTGATGAACTGTCTTGACCTGTCAGCATATGGGTTTGTCATGGCAAGTCAGACCCAGTTTCACTTTCTTTAATGGCACTTTCCTCATCAAGGAGATGCTTTGTTAATGTTTCTTCCCCCACTTGACTTCTCAGtttcttctcttcatttttcCCCCAAAGAACTGAGTAAAGACCAATGATGATGAGAGCTGCACCAATAATCCTGCAACAAGGAAAAATCTTAGTAGGGTAAATCCACATAGGCTTTATATTTTAGGTCTTCTTCTTGTATATAACTTACCCTCCTGCATATAATTGATCACCAAGTATCAGAGATGCCATGATTGCAACTAAAACCATCTGCACAGGCTGAAAGACTGCAACAAAAACTGGTCCTCCTTTGTGGATACACCATGTTTGAAGAGCAACAACAATCCCAGAAGACACAACTCCCTAGAGACAAAACAATGGACTAGCAGGTTAAGATCAGTAAGGTGAAATTATCAAATTTCTTCAAGTCCAGATCAGGTCCTCctatgagaatggttctcatttggTGCTTGATCTAGACATGGAATCCAtttatctctcttcttacaTTAGGTTTTTACGTTGAATGGACTCCATGTGGAGATCAGGCACCGTACGAAAACCATTTTCTTCTACATATAAATTGGGTCCTTCTAGGTTtcactatgcctagtgaagtatgACGTTTCACTATTTGCCACTTGATAGTAATAATCCATGTACATTGCAACGGATAAATTTTAGTCCACAGTAGACAAAAAAAAGTTACTCAAGtagtaaaattaccaaaattccATAAAATAGAGttgaatataaaatacaaaattgcATGTTTTGTAATTTTAGCTAATTCCTCTACTCATTTTAAGATGAGATTGTATCAATGAGATACTTGTATGATCCTCTATCACATTGACTAACCCATGCGTGTCCTGCCATATCGCAAATAATGAAATGTCTACTTCACTAGGTATAGTGATGGAAAGAAAACTCATAAATTACAAAATCAATTACACAGgttttgaaggaattacagCATAGAGGATGGTTAAAAGCTCTTCTCCGGATTTGATTTTCCAACGATCAAGATCTGTTTCTGCAAAGGCTGCTATAACCAAGAACTGTATTACACCAAAGAAGCAAGTGAATGAAGTGAGTGTAAGTTTGGCTGGGTACTTCTTTATTGTCGGAGCCTGTAAACAATTGGAATTTAGAGTTAATAAAACTTCACATATGCATTTATAAGTAGCTAATGCTATGAAGCCTAAGACCATGAAATAAGTATTATTAAATAGTAATTAGAGGCTAACCTGAAAAACCATCCAACCAGCCCATGATAAGCAATGTCCAAGCAGGTAAAGACAACCCAATGTCCAGTTCTGGACATTTTTTGAAGGACCAAATGCTTCTCCTTCTACTGAAATCCCCAGTGGGTGACTAGTATGGTGCAGTAGAGGTGTGCCCTTGTAGAGAGTAATGACAGTGGCACCTCCAATACTAACAATGGTTCCTAGAACTTTTGCCAATCCATCTCTCCTTGATATTTTAAATTCCTCAAGCCTGTGAGAATCATAGGAGAGTGGGGAGATCAAGTAACTAAGGAGAAGATCCTGTCCTGAaaaccttcaaaaaaaaaaaaagcttccaATTACCTTAGAACTGCAGCCATGGCAAAAGTGATTGCAGGAACTGAATTTTGCATTGCAGAAGCAAAAGTTGGAGATGCATAATACAGACCAAGGAGATAAAATCCCTGATTAGCAGTAATCctgaaaacaaatgaaaccATGATATATAAATGAACTTCTAACTGAAAAAAGAAGCACATAAGTTGGTTAACTACTAATCCTTAATCATGCTTACCCACACAATGCAAGAAAGAAGAACTGAACCAACAAAGGGAAAGTAAGAGGTGGTCTCTCTTCCCTGAAAATCCCAATCAAATGTTGTTCTATGTTAACCTCaggagaaaatatatatatatatatatatatatataaaagaaatgaaTCTGTgtgatgaaaataaaagagatgaaCATACTTCTCCGAAAAATAAGAAATGGGTCCCAACAGAACTAGTGCTATGATGTTTCTATAGACTGGGTAAACAACTTTGCTAACACCCATGTTGAGTGCAAGTCTCGAGACAATGTGAAATCCTGCAAAACAGAACTGAAGAGCAAGCAATGATAGGAGAAGCTTCATCTTCTCAGAAACAACCCTCCCTTCTCccattatttccttttcttgttttcaaGTGCTTCACTTTCAACCTTGGGTGATGAAGTGCAATCACAAAGATGAATCTATTTATACTGTGATGAAGAACAAGTCATATAGGGTTCATGGTTTAGGTTATGAGGGTGGCAAAGCACCTGACAAGTACATATGTAATGTAGCCATATAGAATATCTTATTGACATAAATGTTATTCCTATTATTTGTTTGATCTGTTGTGTTTTGCATGTAATCTCTTCATTTTTCTACTTAGTTTTGTAGTCATTCTTAGATCATAATTTCTTGTTGACTTTAGAATTGAATTTTGTTGAGGGGAcacagttgagttagagcatgtTGGCCAGGTCGTTAGAGAAGGGAGGCCCCACTTACTATTCATTGATTCATATTTGATTATGTCCCCACCGcaccttagttttttttttaaattcctttTGTTGGCCTCTTGTCGACATCTATAAAGTGACCATTGTAGCCTCGACTTTGTGAGATACTACTGGAAGTTTATCTGCATTACTCCTCATACCTTAACAAATTAAATAGGGGAGAGTgagtttttctttctcctcataTAGGTATCAAAAACagtaaataaatattaagaaaCTACTAAATTATTGAATGTAGAATCATTCACTTGGGTGAATATTCCATGGTTCCAAACTTTGGATTTTGCTctcatctttatttatggtgaaatcaaaatattttgataaaattttagttgtagaaatgcaaccctaaaacgatgcagaaaagaatgaaaaacaagaataaacaatgcacacatATTTACGAGGTTAGAGAAGATTGCCTACGccctcagtgagatgagatccctacttcactatcaatgaagaataaggTTATAACACTCATCCTCACACTAGCGGGACTATAGTTCTTTGGAAGGCCTGCActaatactccctggattaaactgtgacaaaatacaagacatcatatccCAATAATAAATTTCACTTATAAATATGAACATTCATTTTGTTTTCGattttcttttgtaaaattAAAACATTTTGATAATTTCAACAATTTCGCAGAAATTTTGAACCATGGATGATTCAACCTGATCTACACTAGGAGGTCCGACAGTCCAAAGGCTGATGCATGTATCTGTGAGGGATGAAAGTGAAATAGTGGTTTTCTCATGAAGTATAAATTGGCAATGACAATGAGAGAAACTCTCACAATAGCCAAGCAATTCATTAATTTTATGAGGGCATTTATGCCATTTAAAAACTTGGACTACATTATCAAGAAATAATAAATTCTCAGTCAGATTAGGTGATCTGATGAAAATTTAGGGAGAGGTAGTTGCAGGGAATGGatggaaacaaaagaaatgaaaggAATCTATATTGCATGTGATCCTCCATTAGTGTTGGATCTTTTACACCTTCTAAAATGAACAAGAAAGCTGAAATAAGTGAAAGCACATGCATAAGAGAAATATATTATCACAATACAAGCCACCACCTTGATTGGGTGATGTTGAGGTTCACACCTTTGGGCCATTGAAATTATGGTTTCAAATATCGGTATCAGATCGATTGTATCGATATTCGATACCAATCTTGGTTGATCCTGTATCAGTGTAATGGTTCATAATGAGGGTAAATTTGTTAATAAAATAACACAGAATAGTCTGATACGGctcaatacatatcgatatcaCTATCGACTAAGATCGATACCATATCTGATACTGATATTTAAAACTATGATTGAAAGATGTTTGAAGATGCTTTCTTTGATTTAAACTCCCACATACCCTATGTGGCTGTTCAAGGCATTCTTAGTCTCCTCAAGCTTATATCATTAATATGATGGACCACTAACCCTATTATCAAAATTAATGACAAATAGTCCAATTACACCATTGACAGCTTCAGCCCCAATATCTCAGTATCCCTCACTAGACTTTGACAATTATTTGTCTGATGCAATAAGAACATCCTTCATAAT
This window encodes:
- the LOC122080969 gene encoding LOW QUALITY PROTEIN: WAT1-related protein At3g18200 (The sequence of the model RefSeq protein was modified relative to this genomic sequence to represent the inferred CDS: substituted 1 base at 1 genomic stop codon), with protein sequence MKLLLSLLALQFCFAGFHIVSRLALNMGVSKVVYPVYRNIIALVLLGPISYFSEKEERPPLTFPLLVQFFFLALCGITANQGFYLLGLYYASPTFASAMQNSVPAITFAMAAVLRXLEDLLLSYLISPLSYDSHRLEEFKISRRDGLAKVLGTIVSIGGATVITLYKGTPLLHHTSHPLGISVEGEAFGPSKNVQNWTLGCLYLLGHCLSWAGWMVFQAPTIKKYPAKLTLTSFTCFFGVIQFLVIAAFAETDLDRWKIKSGEELLTILYAGVVSSGIVVALQTWCIHKGGPVFVAVFQPVQMVLVAIMASLILGDQLYAGGIIGAALIIIGLYSVLWGKNEEKKLRSQVGEETLTKHLLDEESAIKESETGSDLP